One window of the Amycolatopsis mediterranei genome contains the following:
- a CDS encoding DUF4129 domain-containing protein, producing the protein MVIFRLIDVPVDIDRDAARRAAEEELSDPKYRDARPGFLQQIGQWLGEQLEKLLNSLSSDVPGGIFGVVLLVALLIVLVVVIRLRTGKMAASARAGSVVFGGPRKNASDYRRAAEEAAAAGRFDDAVRDRFRAVVRALEERALLDARSGRTADEAAAEAGLLLPNVADQLRQGARLFDDVHYGGREGTEAAYRTLTELDERCRRERPVAMAAP; encoded by the coding sequence ATGGTGATCTTCCGGCTCATCGACGTCCCGGTCGACATCGACCGGGACGCGGCCCGCCGCGCGGCCGAAGAGGAGCTGTCGGACCCGAAGTACCGCGACGCCCGGCCGGGCTTCCTGCAGCAGATCGGCCAGTGGCTCGGGGAGCAGCTGGAAAAGCTGCTGAACAGCCTGTCCTCGGACGTCCCCGGCGGGATCTTCGGGGTGGTGCTGCTCGTCGCGCTGCTGATCGTGCTCGTCGTGGTGATCCGGTTGCGCACGGGCAAGATGGCCGCCTCGGCGCGGGCCGGCAGCGTCGTCTTCGGCGGGCCGCGCAAGAACGCGAGCGACTACCGCCGGGCGGCCGAAGAAGCCGCTGCCGCTGGCCGGTTCGACGACGCCGTCCGCGATCGGTTCCGCGCCGTCGTGCGGGCCCTGGAGGAACGCGCGCTGCTCGACGCCCGCTCCGGCCGGACCGCGGACGAGGCCGCCGCCGAGGCCGGCCTGCTGCTGCCGAACGTCGCCGACCAGCTGCGGCAGGGTGCCCGGCTCTTCGACGACGTCCACTACGGAGGCCGCGAAGGCACCGAAGCGGCGTACCGCACGCTGACCGAGCTGGACGAGCGCTGCCGCCGTGAGCGACCGGTCGCCATGGCGGCCCCGTGA
- a CDS encoding DUF4350 domain-containing protein → MSTAVSPDLRRIWRGARIPLALLALIFIAGALLLLGRGEQAHGDLEPGSYEPGGAHALAKLLKNQGVDVRTVHTIAEADAEIGEDATLLVTAPDLAPAKRFDALRERAADVVLVTPGERTLHDSLPLVRQAGRSDVGTLPPQCTVAAAVAAGEVTLGGIGYASPGARSCYPGEDGGGTLLQLADGGGTTTLLGSPAPLTNARLAEQGNAALGLRLLGAHPKLVWYLPTTSDPALDGSRRSIFDLIPDGWYFGAAQAFVAVALLALWRARRLGPVVTEPLPIVVRAAETAEGRARLYRRAKAAGHAGETLREAARGRLRTALGLPRDADPAALVESVSTRTGRAAQDVGAVLYGPPVPDDPALVRLAGELDHVEREAGRT, encoded by the coding sequence ATGAGCACAGCGGTTTCGCCGGACCTGCGCCGGATCTGGCGCGGTGCCCGCATTCCCCTCGCGCTCCTCGCCCTGATCTTCATCGCCGGTGCGCTGCTCCTGCTCGGCCGCGGCGAGCAGGCCCACGGCGACCTCGAACCCGGCTCGTACGAACCCGGTGGCGCGCACGCCCTTGCGAAACTGCTGAAGAACCAGGGCGTCGACGTCCGGACCGTGCACACGATCGCCGAAGCGGACGCCGAAATCGGCGAAGACGCGACGCTGCTGGTCACCGCACCGGATCTGGCTCCGGCGAAGCGGTTCGACGCGCTGCGCGAGCGCGCCGCCGACGTCGTCCTGGTGACGCCGGGGGAGCGGACGCTGCACGATTCGCTGCCGCTGGTGCGCCAGGCCGGCCGCAGCGACGTCGGGACGTTGCCGCCGCAGTGCACGGTCGCCGCGGCGGTCGCGGCGGGCGAGGTCACCCTCGGCGGGATCGGCTACGCCTCGCCCGGTGCGCGCTCGTGCTACCCCGGCGAGGACGGCGGCGGCACGCTGCTGCAGCTCGCCGACGGCGGCGGCACGACGACGCTGCTCGGCTCCCCGGCACCGCTGACCAACGCGCGGCTCGCCGAACAGGGCAATGCGGCGCTGGGGCTGCGCCTGCTCGGCGCGCACCCGAAGCTCGTCTGGTACCTGCCGACCACGTCGGACCCGGCGCTCGACGGCTCCCGCCGGTCGATCTTCGACCTCATCCCGGACGGCTGGTACTTCGGGGCCGCGCAGGCGTTCGTCGCCGTCGCCCTGCTGGCGTTGTGGCGGGCCCGGCGGCTCGGCCCGGTGGTCACCGAGCCGCTGCCGATCGTCGTCCGCGCGGCCGAAACGGCCGAGGGCCGCGCCCGGCTGTACCGGCGGGCCAAGGCGGCCGGGCACGCGGGTGAGACGCTGCGGGAAGCGGCGCGCGGCCGGCTGCGGACCGCGCTGGGATTGCCGCGCGACGCCGACCCGGCGGCGCTGGTGGAGTCGGTCAGCACGCGGACCGGCCGGGCGGCCCAGGACGTCGGCGCGGTCCTCTACGGCCCGCCGGTACCGGACGATCCCGCGCTGGTCCGGCTGGCCGGCGAACTCGACCACGTGGAACGAGAGGCAGGGCGAACTTGA
- a CDS encoding AAA family ATPase translates to MTSGTENATGARDALIALRAEVGKAVVGNEAAVTGLILALLCRGHVLLEGVPGVAKTLLVRALAAALDLETTRVQFTPDLMPGDVTGSIVYDAHSGEFSFREGPVFTNLLLADEINRTPPKTQSSLLEAMEERQVSIDGKSRPLPDPFIVIATQNPVEYEGTYPLPEAQLDRFLLKLTMPAPSREDEIGILWRHAQGFDPRNLAAAGLRAVAGAPELAAAREAVARVTIGPEVIGYVVDLCRATRQLPSVRIGVSPRGATALLAVTRAWAWLAGRDYATPDDVKALARPALRHRLDVRPEAELEGVTADGVLDRVLASVPVPR, encoded by the coding sequence TTGACCAGCGGTACCGAGAACGCGACCGGGGCCCGCGACGCGCTGATCGCGTTGCGCGCCGAGGTCGGCAAGGCCGTCGTCGGCAACGAAGCCGCCGTCACCGGGCTGATCCTGGCGCTGCTCTGCCGGGGGCACGTGCTGCTCGAAGGCGTCCCGGGCGTGGCGAAGACGCTGCTCGTACGGGCGCTGGCGGCGGCGCTGGACCTGGAGACCACGCGCGTGCAGTTCACCCCGGACCTGATGCCCGGCGACGTCACCGGGTCGATCGTCTACGACGCGCACAGCGGCGAATTCTCCTTCCGCGAGGGGCCGGTGTTCACGAACCTGCTGCTCGCCGACGAGATCAACCGGACCCCGCCGAAGACGCAGTCGTCGCTGCTGGAGGCGATGGAGGAGCGGCAGGTCTCGATCGACGGCAAGTCGCGGCCGCTGCCCGACCCGTTCATCGTGATCGCCACCCAGAACCCGGTGGAGTACGAGGGCACCTACCCGCTGCCGGAGGCGCAGCTGGACCGGTTCCTGCTCAAGCTGACCATGCCGGCGCCCTCGCGCGAAGACGAGATCGGGATCCTGTGGCGGCACGCGCAGGGCTTCGACCCGCGCAACCTCGCGGCCGCGGGCCTGCGCGCGGTCGCCGGTGCCCCGGAACTCGCGGCGGCGCGCGAAGCCGTGGCCCGGGTGACGATCGGGCCCGAGGTGATCGGGTACGTCGTCGACCTGTGCCGGGCGACGCGGCAGCTGCCATCGGTGCGGATCGGCGTTTCCCCCCGCGGTGCCACGGCGTTGCTCGCGGTGACCCGGGCCTGGGCCTGGCTCGCCGGGCGCGACTACGCGACCCCCGACGACGTCAAGGCCCTCGCCCGGCCCGCGCTGCGGCACCGCCTGGACGTCCGGCCGGAGGCGGAACTCGAGGGCGTCACCGCGGACGGCGTGCTGGACCGCGTGCTCGCGTCCGTGCCCGTGCCGCGCTGA
- a CDS encoding DUF58 domain-containing protein encodes MAVTGRLGLLALFGALVVGLLLPSGTGMLAVAAVLLVLVVVDLVLAGSVRALTFARSGDTSVRLGEPCEVTLVVANPGGRAVRGQLRDAWPPSAGASDRHSLRVPAGERRALVTALRPSRRGDRTAARVTVRSVGPLGLAARQGSHEVPWTVRVLPPFHSRKHLPSRLARLQQLDGRNAVLIRGQGTEFDSLREYVIGDDVRSIDWRATARAHDVMVRTWRPERDRHVVLVLDTGRVSAGRVGDAPRLDAAMDAALLLAALASRAGDRVDLLAYDRRLRAAVQGSSGASLLTSLVNAMAPLEPSLVETDARGMIAEVLRRTRRRALVVLLTGLDAAPLEEGLFPVLSSLTGRHELVVASVADPRVAQMLAARGDAEAVYDAASAARTTAERLRVTERLVRHGVSVVDAVPEELPPVLADRYLALKAAGRL; translated from the coding sequence ATGGCCGTCACCGGAAGGCTCGGGCTGCTGGCGCTGTTCGGCGCGCTGGTGGTCGGGCTGCTCCTGCCGTCGGGCACGGGGATGCTGGCGGTCGCCGCGGTGCTGCTGGTGCTCGTGGTCGTCGACCTGGTGCTGGCGGGAAGCGTGCGGGCGCTGACGTTTGCGCGCTCGGGCGACACTTCGGTCCGGCTCGGCGAGCCGTGCGAAGTGACGCTGGTGGTCGCGAACCCCGGAGGCCGGGCGGTGCGCGGGCAGCTGCGCGACGCGTGGCCGCCGAGCGCGGGCGCGTCCGACCGCCATTCCCTGCGCGTCCCGGCGGGGGAGCGGCGGGCGCTGGTGACGGCGTTGCGGCCGTCGCGGCGGGGTGACCGGACGGCGGCGCGGGTGACGGTCCGGTCGGTCGGGCCGCTGGGCTTGGCCGCCCGGCAGGGTTCGCACGAGGTCCCGTGGACGGTCCGCGTGCTGCCGCCGTTCCACAGCCGCAAGCACCTGCCGTCCCGGCTGGCGCGGCTGCAACAGCTCGACGGCCGCAACGCGGTGCTGATCCGGGGCCAGGGCACGGAATTCGACTCGCTGCGCGAGTACGTCATCGGCGACGACGTCCGGTCCATCGACTGGCGCGCGACCGCGCGGGCGCACGACGTCATGGTCCGGACCTGGCGCCCCGAGCGCGACCGGCACGTCGTGCTGGTGCTGGATACGGGCCGCGTCTCGGCGGGCCGGGTGGGCGACGCGCCCCGGCTCGACGCGGCGATGGACGCGGCGTTGCTGCTGGCCGCACTGGCTTCCCGGGCCGGCGACCGCGTCGACCTGCTGGCCTACGACCGGCGGTTGCGGGCGGCGGTGCAGGGATCGTCCGGAGCTTCATTGCTGACGTCGCTGGTGAACGCGATGGCGCCGCTCGAGCCGTCGCTGGTCGAGACGGACGCGCGCGGCATGATCGCGGAGGTGCTCCGGCGCACCCGCCGCCGGGCCCTGGTCGTGTTGCTGACCGGGCTGGACGCGGCGCCGCTGGAGGAAGGCCTGTTCCCGGTGCTGAGCTCGCTGACCGGCCGGCACGAGCTGGTCGTGGCGTCGGTGGCCGACCCCCGGGTGGCCCAGATGCTGGCGGCCCGCGGCGACGCGGAAGCGGTCTACGACGCGGCATCGGCGGCGCGCACGACGGCCGAACGCCTGCGGGTGACCGAGCGGCTGGTGCGGCACGGGGTGAGCGTGGTGGACGCGGTCCCGGAGGAGCTGCCGCCGGTGCTCGCGGACCGTTATCTGGCTTTGAAAGCCGCCGGACGGCTGTGA
- a CDS encoding stage II sporulation protein M: MDVDVFVAAHAPEWTRLGELIRRGGKLTGPEADELVTLYQRTATHLSIVRSVAPDPALLGRLSDLVARGRSAVSGSHNPAWREVARFFTHRFPAAVYLSRRWWIPAALASIAVMVVIAIWVARDPLVRASLGTPAELSELTKPGGQAENYYSTGPAASFATRVWTNNAWVAATCLFLGVALGLPVIGALWLNSLNAGLIIGAMSAAGRGDVMIGLLLPHGLLELTAVFVAAGTGLRLGWTVIDPGRRSRTAALAEQGRSVVVMALGLTCVLFVSGVIEAFVTPSGWPTWLRVGIGALAEIAFLAYVFTLGRRAAKNGEVGDLDARDAGDALPEAA, from the coding sequence GTGGATGTGGACGTCTTCGTCGCCGCGCACGCGCCGGAGTGGACCCGGCTCGGCGAGCTGATCCGGCGCGGCGGCAAGCTGACCGGGCCGGAAGCCGATGAGCTGGTGACGCTCTACCAGCGGACCGCGACGCACCTGTCGATCGTGCGGTCGGTCGCGCCCGACCCGGCGCTGCTCGGCCGGCTGTCCGATCTGGTCGCCCGCGGCCGGTCGGCGGTTTCCGGGTCGCACAACCCGGCCTGGCGCGAGGTCGCCCGCTTCTTCACGCACCGGTTCCCCGCCGCGGTCTACCTGTCGCGGCGCTGGTGGATCCCGGCCGCGCTCGCGTCGATCGCGGTGATGGTGGTGATCGCCATCTGGGTCGCGCGCGATCCGCTCGTGCGCGCCTCACTGGGTACCCCGGCCGAGCTGAGCGAGCTGACCAAGCCCGGCGGCCAGGCGGAGAACTACTACTCGACCGGGCCGGCGGCGTCCTTCGCGACGCGCGTCTGGACGAACAACGCGTGGGTGGCGGCGACCTGCCTGTTCCTCGGCGTCGCGCTGGGCCTGCCGGTGATCGGCGCGCTCTGGCTGAATTCGCTCAACGCCGGACTGATCATCGGCGCGATGAGCGCGGCCGGCCGCGGCGACGTGATGATCGGGCTCCTGCTCCCCCACGGCCTCCTGGAGCTGACGGCGGTGTTCGTCGCGGCGGGCACCGGCCTGCGGCTCGGCTGGACGGTGATCGACCCGGGCCGCCGCTCGCGCACGGCGGCGCTCGCCGAGCAGGGCCGGTCGGTGGTGGTGATGGCGCTCGGGCTGACGTGCGTGCTGTTCGTGTCCGGGGTGATCGAGGCGTTCGTGACCCCGTCGGGCTGGCCGACGTGGTTGCGCGTCGGCATCGGCGCGCTGGCCGAAATCGCTTTCCTGGCCTACGTTTTCACGCTCGGCCGCCGGGCGGCGAAGAACGGCGAGGTCGGCGACCTCGACGCCCGGGACGCCGGTGACGCCCTGCCCGAAGCCGCCTGA
- a CDS encoding RDD family protein, with product MHEESELVTGEAVVLDLRVAKLASRALAMALDVLLQFALLLGTIMVLSIVMPAADESLVLTVLLVFVVLIMVGYPVVFETLSRGRSLGKMAVGLRVVRVDGGPIRFRHALVRGLAGFVVDFWALGLFGAVAVIVSLCSSNGRRVGDFLAGTLVVRERVPAGAAYTAVGMPPGLEGWAAQLDLTRLPDDLALASRQFLARFRELRPEAAQALGWGLAQQMGNALGTPVPPEVPPWAFLAAVLAERRNRDQARAFQAYAAQGRPGYPQPQPGAPWPPAQSGPSAGAHPVGVRPAAQPEPPTPPSGTPVPVENPFTPPS from the coding sequence GTGCACGAGGAATCGGAGCTGGTCACCGGCGAAGCGGTCGTCCTGGACCTGCGCGTGGCCAAGCTCGCCAGCCGCGCACTGGCGATGGCGCTGGACGTGCTCCTGCAGTTCGCGCTGCTGCTGGGGACGATCATGGTGCTCTCGATCGTGATGCCGGCCGCCGACGAATCGCTCGTCCTGACGGTGCTGCTGGTGTTCGTGGTGCTGATCATGGTCGGCTACCCGGTCGTGTTCGAGACGCTCTCGCGCGGCCGTTCGCTCGGCAAGATGGCGGTGGGCCTGCGGGTGGTGCGCGTCGACGGCGGCCCGATCCGGTTCCGGCACGCGCTGGTGCGCGGGCTGGCCGGCTTCGTCGTGGACTTCTGGGCGCTCGGGTTGTTCGGCGCGGTCGCGGTGATCGTGTCGCTGTGCTCGTCGAACGGCCGCCGCGTGGGCGATTTCCTGGCCGGGACGCTGGTGGTCCGCGAGCGCGTCCCGGCAGGCGCGGCGTACACGGCGGTCGGCATGCCGCCGGGCCTCGAGGGCTGGGCGGCGCAGCTCGACCTGACGCGCTTGCCGGACGACCTCGCGCTGGCGAGCCGCCAGTTCCTCGCCCGGTTCCGCGAGCTGCGGCCGGAGGCGGCGCAGGCGCTGGGCTGGGGGCTGGCGCAGCAGATGGGGAACGCGCTGGGCACGCCGGTACCGCCCGAGGTGCCGCCGTGGGCGTTCCTGGCCGCGGTGCTGGCGGAGCGGCGCAACCGCGACCAAGCCCGGGCGTTCCAGGCGTATGCGGCTCAGGGCCGGCCCGGCTATCCGCAGCCGCAGCCGGGGGCGCCTTGGCCGCCGGCGCAGTCCGGGCCGTCGGCGGGGGCGCACCCGGTCGGCGTCCGGCCCGCGGCGCAGCCGGAGCCGCCGACGCCGCCGTCCGGCACGCCGGTGCCCGTGGAGAACCCATTCACCCCGCCCAGCTGA
- a CDS encoding VOC family protein, which translates to MPVTGPDFISLQARDLPASQAFYEKYLGLVRSPAGPPHAVVFETKPITFALRDIVPGTDLASVAQPGIGAAIWLHATDVQAIHDALAADGHTIVSAPIDGPFGRTFTFADPDGYHVTLHDRG; encoded by the coding sequence ATGCCCGTCACCGGCCCCGACTTCATCTCGCTCCAAGCGCGCGATCTCCCCGCGTCGCAGGCGTTCTACGAGAAGTACCTCGGCCTCGTCCGCTCGCCGGCCGGCCCGCCGCACGCCGTCGTCTTCGAGACGAAGCCGATCACGTTCGCCCTCCGCGACATCGTTCCCGGCACCGATCTCGCCTCGGTGGCCCAGCCCGGCATCGGGGCCGCGATCTGGCTCCACGCCACCGACGTCCAGGCCATTCACGACGCTCTAGCCGCCGACGGGCACACCATCGTCTCCGCGCCGATCGACGGTCCGTTCGGCCGGACGTTCACCTTCGCCGACCCCGACGGCTACCACGTCACGCTCCACGACCGCGGCTGA